The following nucleotide sequence is from Nautilia sp. PV-1.
ATTGAAAACCTTCCAATGGATGACAGAATGAGCCTTTGTAACATGGCTATTGAAGCGGGAGCTAAAAACGGAATTGTCGCATACGACAAAATCACTGAAGCGTTTTTAGAAGAAGTTAAAAAATACAATCCTTTAAGAAGCGAGCCTAAAATCCATTATTCAGATCCTGACGCAAACTATTCTCAGGTAATTGAAATAGACGTAAACAAACTCGAACCTCTTGTAGCGTATCCTTTCCTTCCAAGCAACGGCAAACCTGTAAGCCAGGCGGTTAAAGACGATATCGAAATCGACCAGGTATATATCGGAAGCTGTACAAACGGAACGCTTAGCGACCTTAGAATTGCAGCCGAAATCCTTAAAGGCAAAAGAGTACACAGAAGAGTAAGATTGATCGTAACCCCTGCAACTCAGAGAATTTACAAACAGGCTGAACACGAAGGAATCCTTGATATCTTAATTGACGCCGGCGCTGTTGTTGCAAATCCTACATGCGGTGCCTGCCTTGGCGGATATATGGGTATTCTCGGTGACGGAGAAAGAGCCGTAGCCACTACAAACAGAAACTTCAGAGGAAGAATGGGAAGCAGAAGCAGCGAAGTATACCTAAGCAACTCCGCAGTTGCGGCTGCAAGTGCGATTGCAGGTAAAATAGCCGATCCTAGAGAAATTTAATTTCTCTTTTTATATTCTTTTATACTAATTCCTCTATCCGTTTCTTCAATATCAAATTTAATATATCTTGAGTTTTTCCATTTTTTTAAATCAGCAATATTTATTTTAAAATATTCAGCTATCTCTTCATCTGTAACTTCAGGAATCGGTTTTCTTCTGTGTAAATTACCATAAGTTATCTTATTATACAGTGCCCAAGATATAAAAATAACTCCAAACGCAAAAATAGTAAAACTGTTTTTTATTAAAAATTTTACAATTTCTTCATATACATCCATGTTAAAAACATCTTCGCTAAATACATGAATCTCAAACAAAAGCCATAATATCAAAGCAAATAGCGGCCTGAATATATAAATTAAAAAAGCCCAGAATAAAAAAGTAATTATTTTATCCCTTGCTTTAGCAGTTTTATTTAAAAATTCAGGATTTTCTATAATAATTTTATCTGTATTCAACATTTTAATCTCCTATACCTCTGTCCGGACTGTCCCACACTGCCCTTTTGCCTTTTTCTTTAAACATAGCTTTTATAAATCCGACTGTTGTCGTAAATACATTTATTATCCAAAAGGCAAAAGGATACCAGATTATCCAGTAATAATACCTGCCTACACCCTTTTCATATTTTGAATCGATAAAAAGACTTATAGCAAACTGCAATAAAAAAGTAATTCCTAAAAAAGTACCGTAAATTGACGGAACTAAAGTAGGCACTTTCATGCCTTCGGGCATATTTATGAAATGACCCAATATCCATATAATTAATGTAAAAATTGCAGAATATGCCCATATTAAACTTAAAAAATATTCCGCATAAATTCCCCACATTCTTCTGCTTTTGTAATCAAATATATTTTTAAAATATTTTTTCAATACCTCAGCTCCTCCCTGGGCCCATCTCAGTCTTTGTTTCCAAAGCCCCTTCATTGTTTCCGGAACCAGCATCCAGCAGATTGCATTCGGTTCATATCTTATATTCCAGTGATTAAGTTCTAATCTCCAGCTGATATCAATATCGTCAGTTACCATATCCGTATGCCAGTAGCCTATTTTATGGATTGCCGATTTCCTGAATGCAACTATCACTCCAGACACGGTAAATACTCTTCCATAAATTCTCTGTGCTCTTTTTATTATACCTACAATTGCCGAAAATTCTCCAATCTGTATTTTTCCAAGAAGAGAAGATCTGTTTCTAATCCTCGGATTACCGGTAACGGCTCCCACTCTGGGTCCGTTTAAAAAATGTGACATCATCCATGTAATGGCATTCGGGTCTAATATAGCGTCACCGTCGATACATATCAGATATTCTCCGTTTGAAATCATTGCCGCAGAATTTAATCCTATAGCTTTACCTTGGTTTTTTGCGAATTCGATAACTCTTATATTTTTATGTTTACTTTGTATATCTTTTAATATTTTTCCGGTGTTGTCACTGCTACCGTCATTCACGGCTATAATTTCAAAATTCGGATAATTGGTTTTTAAAAGATAATCAATAGTTTCTTGTATATGATTTTCTTCATTGTAACAAGGCACTAAAATACTTACCAACGGATATTTGTCCAGTTTTGGAGGACTGTCAGGATCTGTACCTCTTTCCCAATGAAAATAATAATACACAGCCCCTATCATCCATATGTAAGCCATAAAAAGAGGATAATAATAAGAATAGTTTATAAGCTGTTCTATTATTTTTATAAAAAAATCTGATGTAAACATATTATTTCCTCTCAAACGGATACTGCTGCAGCGACATTACCGAATAAATCGTTCTGAATTTCGGCTGGTTTTGTAAAAAATCATCCGGATAATAACCGTAGTTTAATATACCGTTTATCTGCAACAGTTCCATTTGACTGGCTAAAGTTTTTGATTTTATCATTCTGTTTTCTTTCCAGTTCTTGCTTTGTAGTTCAAAGACGGATTTTTTCACTCCGTCTTTATATTTTTTTACGTCTTTGATTAATTTCAAAAGCCACTGATCTGCATTTTTGGCGTTTTCCATATACGGCATCGCCATTACTGCCGTATAATCATAACTGTTTAAAAATTTTTGAAAATTTTGTGCAAACCAGGCTTCACTTTCAGTATGCATTATCACCCTTGCATAAATATTTCTTGCAGTTTTCACCTCTGGTCTATATATCTGCACTTCTTTTTTCAACTCTATGGTAAATGCTATCAGTGAATCGGTTTTAAAATCCGTCCATTTTTTAAACAACAGTTTATTCTGTCTTATTTTTGCTATTGAATCAGGAAAACCGTTTTTCATATAAACTTTCAAAGCGGCACTGCTTGCATCTTCATAATCCGTAAAAAATCCGTCATCATGAAACAAAATACCGTTAAACGAGGTGTATTTTGCCAAATCTTCATATATTCCCTTAATTATCTTCCTTGAATCGACGTCAAATATTGAAAGTCTCTTATAATATTTTTTATTTATAAAACTTTTTTTCGTTACGGGATCATAACTTTTTACATAAACACCTTTATTTCCCAAGTTAAAAGCGCTTACCGGCAGCCAGGCATAAACATCAACACCACATCTTGTCATTAACTGCCAGGCAACCCTGTTAAAAAGATCCGCCCTTACAGGCATATATCTGTTCGGAAAATAAAGGGCATTGGCCACACCGTCTCCGTCAGGATCGGCAAAAGCCTGAAGATATACCGTAGTGATTTTATAAGCTTTAATCCTGTCTAAAAGCCTGCCTAAATTTTTTTCCTGCTGAACCGGTTCGGGATCATATATATAATCCAAATCCACATGCACAACCCTTTGAATTTTCTTTGCATTCGGTTTATCAATAGTCCAAACTATGTCGTTTAACTTATCTGTTGAAAAAATCAGTATTCTTCTTAATCTGTCTAAATCATTTAACGTATTAGAACCGTCATCTAACGTAAAAGCGATATCCATACCTAATTTCTTGGCTATATTTAAAGCTATTTCATTATATTCTCCAAACGGCCATACAATTACTCTTGGTCTTTTTCCGGTTTTTTCGTATATCAATTCGCTATTTTTTTCCAAATCTTTTTTTATTCTTTTTTTATAATGTACATCACTTTCATATGTTTTAGTTTTTGGATCATATATCCTGCTAGTTACCGCCGGTTCTTTATTTCCTTGAGGATTGGCCAATACACCGTAATGTAAATTATAAGTATGGGAAGCTATTTCCACAAGTCCGGAATCACTCATCTCTTTTATCTCTTTCCAGCTTAGAAGAAGACTTCTTTTTTTTAGTTTGTTTCCGTATAAAAACTTTTCACCTTTTTTAGCTTCAAGCCATTTACCTACAACACCCAAAACTGCAGGATAGTTATACGCTTTCAAAATCGGATACACTCTGGTGTAGAAACTTTGATAAGCATCGTCAAACGTTAATAAAATTGCTTTTTTAGGAAGTTTTTTAATTCCTTTTTTCGCCGCTATCAAATCATCAATACTTACAGGATGATATCCGTGGGCACTAAGCCAGTTTAACTGCTGCAAAAATTTAGCCGTGGAAATAGTCATAATATCAGGATCTTTAGGGTTATCTTCTACATTATGATAACAAAGAACCATAAATTTATCTCCCGCATAAAGACTGACAATATAAATCAAAATAATCAATATCTTTTTAAACATTTAAAATCTCCTATCAAGGGAAAAATAAAAAGATGTGTCATACTCTATATCCCCGTAATAATTTTTACTTCTGGTAATTCCGTATATTAAATTAAAGCTATCTCCTATATCCCATCTATGTTCGTATCTGATCACCCATACCGGATGAGAGGAATAATTTTCAATCCAATAATTCCCTATACTGATTCCTAAAACATGTGAAAAAGCGTATGAGTATCTTCTGTAAAGATGCCAAATATTTTCAAAATCAACGCCTATATATCTGTCTCTTTCCGGATTAAAATAAACAGCGTCCTGTTTTGTATTTGAAGATACAGCGTATGAAAAAGTCGTATTCAGTTTATAATAAGGACCGGTAACCAGTCGTTCATAATGAGACAAACTTATACTTCTTCTTATATTGGAATCGTTAAAATCCATTTTTTCAAATTCAATATCCGTCTGTCTGCTTTCACTGTTTCTATAAGTTAACACAACATCAAATCTATTGGCATAAATATTATTTTTTAAAGCTCTTAAAGGTGTGTTTTGAGCATAACTTTCATATTTGCCGAATAGTATCCATTTATCAGTAAAAAAATATTTACCGTCTATAAACCAGCTGTTTTTGTTTACATTTTTATTTGTCACGATACCGATATTAGAAGTTAAATTACTTTTTTTGTATTCTAAGGCTAGTCCGAGTCTTTTATATATTTCTTTGCCCTCTTCCACTGTTCCTTTTGAATAATATCCCAAAAGGTAAACTCTGTAGTTGTAATTTATAGGTTTAGAATATAATTTTGTTTCAACATGATAATAATTATTACCGTAATTTATACCGTTACTCGCCCCGAAAACAGCTTCAACTGTCAATTCATATCTGTTTTTATATATATCAAAAAGTTTTTTTGCTCTTTGAACCTGTAGATCTTCCGGATATTTTTTATATAAGCCGTTAATTATTTTTTCACTTTTTCTAAATTTTTGAATATCCAGCAGCGCAAGGGCTTTTATTAAATTTGCGCTTTTGTTTTTTGGATTATACGAAATTGCAAAATCACACTCTTTTACAGCTTTCCTTCCCCATCCCCTGTCTTTATAAACACTTGCCAATGTTGCTCTAAGGTCTACATTAGCAGGCGCAATACTGCACATTTTTTCAAATCTTTTCTGGGCTTCATTCATATAATCAGCAAAATATCTTGCAAGAACCGCCGCAGTGGCACTGTCAACTTTATTAGGATTTTCAAATTTTCCTTTAATCCATGCAGGCTGATTCACATTAACTTTATCAATCCATTTAATTGCTTTATTTAATTTAAACATTTCCACATAACAGTAAAAAACCCCTAATTTACTTTCAAAATCTTTAGGATGTTTTTTTAATACCTCCGTATAATATTTTAAAGCTTTTTCAGGTTTTTTATTGTATAAATAAGCATCCGCTGCAGCACTTAACGTATAATAGGGAATATTTATATTTTCTTTTTTTAGTTTTTTATATTCTTTAATAACTTCTTTCATATAATATCTGTCCCTGAGTGCCACAATTTTGTCAAACCTGGCTTTTAAAATATTAAAATTTTCATTTTTCATTTTAGTTTTTGAATTTGAAATTAAACTGTCGAGTTTTTTCAGAGCTTCATCAGTTTCTTTAAACCTGTTTTTATTATCAGGCAAATTCATTTCACCCCATCTTATTTTGAAAGCAATCTTATCTTCTTCTAACCTATAGATATAATTTTTATTAAATATTTTTGGATTTTTTTCCATATATCTGTACGCCAAATAAGGCAGTCCCAGCATATCCAGCATTCTTACAAGACCCCTTAAAGCATCATTACATTTTGGGTTTAATTCAAGCGCTTTTTGATA
It contains:
- the leuC gene encoding 3-isopropylmalate dehydratase large subunit, which gives rise to MPMTITEKIFAEHIGREVKPGEIIMCDVDMTIGNDITTPISIRAFNESGAEKLAKPDNFAIVLDHFIPPKDIASANQAKINRDFAYKHDLKNFFDEKDMGIEHRLLPEKGLVIPGDVIIGADSHTCTHGALGAFSTGMGSTDIAFCMITGKSWFKIPESIKVVFKGERQQHVYGKDLILELIRRIGVDGALYKALEFTGEVIENLPMDDRMSLCNMAIEAGAKNGIVAYDKITEAFLEEVKKYNPLRSEPKIHYSDPDANYSQVIEIDVNKLEPLVAYPFLPSNGKPVSQAVKDDIEIDQVYIGSCTNGTLSDLRIAAEILKGKRVHRRVRLIVTPATQRIYKQAEHEGILDILIDAGAVVANPTCGACLGGYMGILGDGERAVATTNRNFRGRMGSRSSEVYLSNSAVAAASAIAGKIADPREI
- the pgaD gene encoding poly-beta-1,6-N-acetyl-D-glucosamine biosynthesis protein PgaD, which produces MLNTDKIIIENPEFLNKTAKARDKIITFLFWAFLIYIFRPLFALILWLLFEIHVFSEDVFNMDVYEEIVKFLIKNSFTIFAFGVIFISWALYNKITYGNLHRRKPIPEVTDEEIAEYFKINIADLKKWKNSRYIKFDIEETDRGISIKEYKKRN
- the pgaC gene encoding poly-beta-1,6-N-acetyl-D-glucosamine synthase, which produces MFTSDFFIKIIEQLINYSYYYPLFMAYIWMIGAVYYYFHWERGTDPDSPPKLDKYPLVSILVPCYNEENHIQETIDYLLKTNYPNFEIIAVNDGSSDNTGKILKDIQSKHKNIRVIEFAKNQGKAIGLNSAAMISNGEYLICIDGDAILDPNAITWMMSHFLNGPRVGAVTGNPRIRNRSSLLGKIQIGEFSAIVGIIKRAQRIYGRVFTVSGVIVAFRKSAIHKIGYWHTDMVTDDIDISWRLELNHWNIRYEPNAICWMLVPETMKGLWKQRLRWAQGGAEVLKKYFKNIFDYKSRRMWGIYAEYFLSLIWAYSAIFTLIIWILGHFINMPEGMKVPTLVPSIYGTFLGITFLLQFAISLFIDSKYEKGVGRYYYWIIWYPFAFWIINVFTTTVGFIKAMFKEKGKRAVWDSPDRGIGD
- the pgaB gene encoding poly-beta-1,6-N-acetyl-D-glucosamine N-deacetylase PgaB — protein: MFKKILIILIYIVSLYAGDKFMVLCYHNVEDNPKDPDIMTISTAKFLQQLNWLSAHGYHPVSIDDLIAAKKGIKKLPKKAILLTFDDAYQSFYTRVYPILKAYNYPAVLGVVGKWLEAKKGEKFLYGNKLKKRSLLLSWKEIKEMSDSGLVEIASHTYNLHYGVLANPQGNKEPAVTSRIYDPKTKTYESDVHYKKRIKKDLEKNSELIYEKTGKRPRVIVWPFGEYNEIALNIAKKLGMDIAFTLDDGSNTLNDLDRLRRILIFSTDKLNDIVWTIDKPNAKKIQRVVHVDLDYIYDPEPVQQEKNLGRLLDRIKAYKITTVYLQAFADPDGDGVANALYFPNRYMPVRADLFNRVAWQLMTRCGVDVYAWLPVSAFNLGNKGVYVKSYDPVTKKSFINKKYYKRLSIFDVDSRKIIKGIYEDLAKYTSFNGILFHDDGFFTDYEDASSAALKVYMKNGFPDSIAKIRQNKLLFKKWTDFKTDSLIAFTIELKKEVQIYRPEVKTARNIYARVIMHTESEAWFAQNFQKFLNSYDYTAVMAMPYMENAKNADQWLLKLIKDVKKYKDGVKKSVFELQSKNWKENRMIKSKTLASQMELLQINGILNYGYYPDDFLQNQPKFRTIYSVMSLQQYPFERK
- the pgaA gene encoding poly-beta-1,6 N-acetyl-D-glucosamine export porin PgaA, producing MKKIVLLLILCFIFIKAEAVIIDNQNFSDKNFEYIAKIWRNSGQYKKAVYFYQLCLIQNSKNINCKYGLILSLVDNKTPKTATYYLKGIKRNYYYYFLKGYILENESRYYDSFVNYQKALELNPKCNDALRGLVRMLDMLGLPYLAYRYMEKNPKIFNKNYIYRLEEDKIAFKIRWGEMNLPDNKNRFKETDEALKKLDSLISNSKTKMKNENFNILKARFDKIVALRDRYYMKEVIKEYKKLKKENINIPYYTLSAAADAYLYNKKPEKALKYYTEVLKKHPKDFESKLGVFYCYVEMFKLNKAIKWIDKVNVNQPAWIKGKFENPNKVDSATAAVLARYFADYMNEAQKRFEKMCSIAPANVDLRATLASVYKDRGWGRKAVKECDFAISYNPKNKSANLIKALALLDIQKFRKSEKIINGLYKKYPEDLQVQRAKKLFDIYKNRYELTVEAVFGASNGINYGNNYYHVETKLYSKPINYNYRVYLLGYYSKGTVEEGKEIYKRLGLALEYKKSNLTSNIGIVTNKNVNKNSWFIDGKYFFTDKWILFGKYESYAQNTPLRALKNNIYANRFDVVLTYRNSESRQTDIEFEKMDFNDSNIRRSISLSHYERLVTGPYYKLNTTFSYAVSSNTKQDAVYFNPERDRYIGVDFENIWHLYRRYSYAFSHVLGISIGNYWIENYSSHPVWVIRYEHRWDIGDSFNLIYGITRSKNYYGDIEYDTSFYFSLDRRF